From Dasypus novemcinctus isolate mDasNov1 chromosome 19, mDasNov1.1.hap2, whole genome shotgun sequence, a single genomic window includes:
- the LOC101414509 gene encoding olfactory receptor 13A1-like, producing the protein MTANNHTAVVEFVLQGFTENPQLQGAFSAIFLLLFLMAFAGNCLILMAICLNPALHTPMYFFLTNLALLDIMCTSTVLPKLLENMMGKGSTITYEGCMTQLFFLSWILLAELLLLTVMAYDRYVAICQPLHYHTLLSRTLCALLAGSVWAVSGVNASVLTSLMAQLNYCSQNHIPHFVCEIPTLLLLACSSTYLNNIMVVISDVFFGVVNFLFIMASYAFIIVGILRIHSAEGKRRAFFTCSSHLLVVCMYYSTIIYTYFLPGFGSSVENGKVVSILYTAVSPTLNPLIYTLRNKDVKVALSRVFSTFVK; encoded by the coding sequence ATGACAGCTAACAACCACACAGCTGTGGTGGAGTTTGTCTTGCAGGGTTTTACAGAAAACCCCCAGCTCCAGGGTGCCTTCTCTGCTATTTTCCTCCTACTTTTCCTGATGGCTTTTGCAGGGAACTGCCTCATCCTCATGGCTATCTGCCTGAATCCAGCCCTCCACACACCAATGTACTTTTTTCTCACCAATCTGGCCCTCTTAGACATCATGTGCACTTCCACTGTTCTCCCAAAGTTGCTGGAGAACATGATGGGCAAGGGCAGCACCATCACTTATGAGGGATGCATGACCCAGCTCTTCTTCCTGTCATGGATACTTTTGGCTGAGTTGCTACTCCTCACagtcatggcctatgaccgctatgttgcTATCTGTCAGCCCCTGCACTATCACACGCTATTAAGCAGGACCCTCTGTGCCCTGCTGGCAGGCAGTGTGTGGGCTGTGAGTGGAGTCAATGCCTCTGTGCTCACTAGCCTGATGGCACAGCTAAATTACTGCAGCCAGAATCATATCCCTCACTTTGTATGTGAAATCCCCACACTGTTGCTGCTTGCCTGTAGCTCTACATACCTGAACAACATCATGGTTGTAATTTCAGATGTTTTCTTTGGGGTGGTCAACTTTCTGTTCATCATGGCATCCTATGCCTTCATCATTGTTGGCATCCTGCGCATCCATTCAGCTGAGGGCAAGCGCCGGGCCTTCTTCACTTGCTCTTCCCACCTCTTGGTGGTCTGTATGTACTACTCCACCATCATCTACACCTATTTTCTACCTGGTTTTGGGTCCTCTGTGGAAAATGGCAAAGTAGTCTCCATCCTATACACAGCCGTCAGCCCCACCCTAAACCCACTCATCTACACTCTAAGGAACAAAGATGTAAAAGTGGCCCTAAGCAGAGTGTTTTCCACATTTGTTAAATGA